Proteins encoded within one genomic window of Panicum virgatum strain AP13 chromosome 1N, P.virgatum_v5, whole genome shotgun sequence:
- the LOC120655970 gene encoding elongation factor 1-alpha, whose protein sequence is MGKEKTHINIVVIGHVDSGKSTTTGHLIYKLGGIDKRVIERFEKEAAEMNKRSFKYAWVLDKLKAERERGITIDIALWKFETTKYYCTVIDAPGHRDFIKNMITGTSQADCAVLIIDSTTGGFEAGISKDGQTREHALLAFTLGVKQMICCCNKMDATTPKYSKARYDEIVKEVSSYLKKVGYNPDKIAFVPISGFEGDNMIERSTNLDWYKGPTLLEALDQINEPKRPSDKPLRLPLQDVYKIGGIGTVPVGRVETGIIKPGMVVTFGPSGLTTEVKSVEMHHEALQEALPGDNVGFNVKNVAVKDLKRGYVASNSKDDPAKEAASFTSQVIIMNHPGQIGNGYAPVLDCHTSHIAVKFAELITKIDRRSGKELEKEPKFLKNGDAGMVKMVPTKPMVVETFSEYPPLGRFAVRDMRQTVAVGVIKSVEKKDPTGAKVTKAAAKKK, encoded by the exons ATGGGTAAGGAGAAGACCCACATCAACATCGTGGTCATTGGCCACGTCGACTCTGGCAAGTCGACCACCACCGGCCACCTGATCTACAAGCTTGGCGGTATCGACAAGCGTGTGATCGAGAGGTTCGAGAAGGAAGCCGCTGAGATGAACAAGCGGTCCTTCAAGTACGCGTGGGTGCTTGACAAGCTGAAGGCTGAGCGTGAGAGGGGTATCACAATCGATATCGCCCTGTGGAAGTTCGAGACCACCAAGTACTACTGCACTGTCATTGATGCCCCCGGACACCGTGACTTCATTAAGAACATGATCACGGGTACCTCCCAGGCTGACTGTGCTGTACTTATCATCGACTCCACCACTGGTGGTTTTGAGGCTGGTATCTCCAAGGATGGCCAGACCCGTGAGCATGCTCTCCTTGCCTTCACTCTTGGAGTGAAGCAGATGATCTGCTGCTGCAACAAG ATGGATGCCACCACTCCCAAGTATTCCAAGGCCCGTTATGATGAGATCGTGAAGGAAGTCTCCTCCTACCTGAAGAAGGTGGGATACAACCCTGACAAGATTGCCTTCGTCCCCATCTCTGGTTTTGAGGGTGACAACATGATTGAGAGGTCCACGAACCTTGACTGGTACAAGGGGCCAACCCTGCTTGAGGCTCTTGACCAGATCAACGAGCCCAAGAGGCCTTCAGACAAGCCCCTTCGTCTCCCCCTTCAGGATGTGTACAAGATTGGTGGTATTGGGACTGTGCCTGTTGGCCGTGTTGAGACAGGTATCATCAAGCCTGGTATGGTTGTTACCTTCGGTCCCAGCGGCCTGACTACTGAGGTGAAGTCTGTGGAGATGCACCACGAGGCCCTCCAGGAGGCCCTTCCTGGTGACAATGTTGGCTTCAACGTGAAGAATGTTGCTGTGAAGGATCTGAAGCGTGGGTATGTGGCCTCCAACTCCAAGGATGACCCTGCCAAGGAGGCTGCCAGCTTCACCTCCCAGGTCATCATCATGAATCACCCTGGGCAGATTGGCAACGGTTACGCCCCAGTGCTGGACTGCCACACCTCCCACATTGCTGTCAAGTTCGCCGAGCTTATTACCAAGATTGACAGGCGGTCTGGCAAGGAGCTAGAGAAGGAGCCCAAGTTCCTCAAGAATGGTGATGCTGGTATGGTGAAGATGGTTCCCACAAAGCCCATGGTGGTGGAGACCTTCTCTGAGTACCCTCCTCTTGGTCGCTTTGCTGTCCGTGACATGAGGCAAACGGTTGCTGTTGGGGTCATCAAGAGCGTGGAGAAGAAGGACCCAACCGGCGCCAAGGTGACCAAGGCTGCTGCCAAGAAGAAATGA